GGGCGCGTACTGATCGAAGCGGCCCAGCGCGCCGCGCGCGGCGTCCAGCAGAAACGCGGGCGGCGCGGCCGACGGGAACCCCTGACCGAGGTTCACCGCGCCCCGCTGCGCCGCCAGACGGCTCATGCGCGCGAAGATGCTCTCCTGGGCGGCGGCGCGCGGGTGCAGGTGTGGCATGAGCGCAGTCTGCACCCGCCGCGCCCGCCCGGCGCGCGGCCATGCAGACAGCCCCACGCCTCTCCCCTGCTGGTCCTGCTGGTCACCCGGTCCCCCGTGAACGAGCGGCGAAAACCGCACATTGACGGGCTGACCCGTGAGTTCCCGTTCAGACCACCCACCCGAGAATGAGGGCACGCATGCCCACCGTCCGCATTCCCCCAGGCAGCCCGGAAGCGCAGTACCGCCGGGCGGGGCTGATGATCGTCATGACCTGCCTGCTGCTGACGAGCGTCGTCACGCTGCTCCTGAGTGGCCCGCTGGAGGTGCAGCGCACCGACCGGCTGCTGCTGGGCCTGCTGGTCGTCAAGAACGCCGCCTACCTGCTGTGGCTGTGGCGCGCCCCGCAGCAGTTCCAGCTGGTGGGCGCGCTGGAACTGGGCGGCGAGATCCTCGCGGCGCTGTACCGCATGCACGACGTGCTGCTCCTGGATCACACCGCGCACGGCCTGAGCGGGTACTCGTACTGGCTGGCACTGCCGTACCTCGTGGCGTCCCTGACGTTCCCGGCGGGCGCGGCGCTGGCGGCCGTCACGCCGTACCTGCTGGGCCTGGGTGTACTGGGCGCCGCGTACTGGCAGGCCGACGCCGTGCCGGACGTGCTGCGGCAGGACAACACGAACGCGTGGTTGCAGATGCTGCTGATGCACACGACGTTCATGGCGGTCATCACGCTGCAGCAGCAACTGCGCCGCCGCTACGCGCACGCCGTCGCGCTGGCCGAACGCAAGTCCGCGCAAGCGCTGCTGGACCCGCTGACCGGCCTGCCGGGCCGCCGCGCGCTGCACGACCTGCTGGACGGCCCGCACGCGGACCTGAGCGTCGTGTACTTCGACCTGGATCACTTCAAACGCGTGAACGACACGTACGGGCACGACGTCGGGGACGACGTGCTGCGGCACGTGGCGCGAGGGGCGCGGGCCAGCGTCCGCGCCGGGGACCGCGTGGGCCGCTGGGGCGGCGAGGAATTCCTGATCCTGGTAC
This region of Deinococcus sp. JMULE3 genomic DNA includes:
- a CDS encoding diguanylate cyclase, yielding MPTVRIPPGSPEAQYRRAGLMIVMTCLLLTSVVTLLLSGPLEVQRTDRLLLGLLVVKNAAYLLWLWRAPQQFQLVGALELGGEILAALYRMHDVLLLDHTAHGLSGYSYWLALPYLVASLTFPAGAALAAVTPYLLGLGVLGAAYWQADAVPDVLRQDNTNAWLQMLLMHTTFMAVITLQQQLRRRYAHAVALAERKSAQALLDPLTGLPGRRALHDLLDGPHADLSVVYFDLDHFKRVNDTYGHDVGDDVLRHVARGARASVRAGDRVGRWGGEEFLILVRGDAGVAAQIAGRLREHLRAHPHPVAGAVTISCGVAQRRPGEDTASALRRADQALYAAKRAGRDTIELAPPDAA